In Zingiber officinale cultivar Zhangliang chromosome 9B, Zo_v1.1, whole genome shotgun sequence, the genomic window gctggatgcaaattagaccacaaaagcacaagtggtggatgtcaactactaggctcatcacttgttagctggtttagtagaaagcagcaTTGTGTtacactatctacaactgagtcagaatacatagccataggagaatgtgtagcccaattattatggatgatgcacaccttaaaagatttcaacttaaaaatcacaaatgtaaaagttttaattgacaatattagctcaataaatttaacaaaaaatccagtgcatcattcaagaaccaaacacattgagatcaggcaccactttatcagggatcatgttactaagggtgacattgagctcaaatacgttgagtccaagtcaaacttagctgacatattcactaaaccactccctgaaaatgaatttagtcatttacgtagaaaactaggaatgtgcttaatagactaggagtttcaaatttcaaaaatattttcaaaaatggttattctcaaactataggttaaaacatattctgttttcaaaactttcctattttttagatttttaaataaatttttagccttagactagtttaaaATCTGTAGagaacatgtacccataggactagttttgagcatctcaccaaaaccctaggcttacctttcttgtgtttgacgaacatagaaatgggtaagatgcataggccacttgcctaagacttaagatgcttattttagtgcatcgatataagtttgggcgttaaatacaaaatatacattaatcaagttaaggttgaacttaacttgactaaccaaatgaaagctactatcttatgataagtcagtcagtaacaaactggttagacatttgatttaatgtcagattCAGGGGGAGATATAAAAttacttcagtttttcaaattgaattttaaacttattttttcatcaaaagtttaaactcaacttatttttgaaaatttctgaaaacgaattttacaaaattattttgaaaactactttgttttaaaaattattctactttgaatatttttagcaaatacttttTATGTTCatattgaaaaatgttttcttaaaaaaattttaaagctatttttgaaaactaactcttataaaactaagttgtttctaaaaattgggttttactttttattgaaaattgattttgaaaattagatttaacttagttttgaaaattgaatttaaaaatctagttcttaaaatttgattttacttaattttgacaatttgatttaaattagTTGTAAAAATTGCTTTGAtattgaaaattatgaaaattagattttttttaaaaacttaagtttacaaaatcatttttccttaattttgaaaattgaatctttttgttgaaaaataaacttcaaagttttaaaactgattaacttagttttagaattttgaatttgtaaacttatgtttgaaaagcgtttcaaagttgaaacttgttttgaaaatttaaacttgataTTGAAATTTCGAACTTATACAATTATGTTTGAAAAtcagactatctaaacttagctatttttctaaacagctaatgctttaaacaagttttcaaaagtttaactcccccagattaacttgacattatttcttactttgtctgaggTCTATGTTGATGCTTATTTAATCCATACttctttttttgatgaatgctaaagggggagggtttggtggttaagttagctaaaccaatttcaACTTGAAAATTTAGGTGGTTGTGAAACTtgataaatgcatgttgtttcttgcatatattttcactaacttaaccaggttgtcattccatcaaaaagggggagattgttggtgtggttagcactaacgatttaacccaagttttgatgaatgacaaatcaggttaagttagcctATTGTTGTCTAAACACTCTTATCGAGTGtgtaggaaaagtccagacaggtcgacgggctgaccagatgtctggcacaaagcccagctaggtcgacgggctgaccagatagctggcgagaagtccaaacgggtcgacgggctgaccggacgcttggcgagaagtccagctaggtcgacgggctgactgaatagctggcgagaagtccagacgggtcgaagggctgaccggacgtctggcagataagtgaggtaagtcactggaggggagtgactgcgaggacgcgttcccgggaagggaacattagacgtcgatccggcttagatccatttcggatatctaagtcgagatcgtgactagattccggtctcggaaagacagaatctaagtcatactctttgctattactttgttgaactttaattatgctaacactttattttgcaggatctatttgtctcggactaaccttgttttgcaggaaagttgttcgctggaaaaaggtggtccgggcgcccggaggggatccgggcgccctggaggcaaaaattatcctgatcgcgcgtcgccacttggagctcgctggttggacttgccacgtctcaccagggtgcccggaagggatccagggtgccccgagcttcatataaaagatggggcagATCAACTGagaatctactgcttgctctgctgctctatgctcctgcgacgccgcgaggctattccgacaaagcactttcttaagtctaattcttcttctcttgtcggtattttaattctgtcaattcttgtacttaattattttgtaattatcattcgaattgatagtgattgctcaacgaaagtactcacggagtacgggccttcgagtaggagtcgtcacaggctccgaacgaagtaaaaattactgtgtctgttcttttaaattctgctgcgcttaactcttttcaacgttatttttcgaatcgatattcaccccccccctctatcgacgtttcccGATCCAACAGCTTCCTCATTTATCAATTAGTATGTGTGTTGACCGCTCGGATTACCAGCTACCGTTGCTCGTGTTCTCTCAATTCTCCTCGTTATTTGCCTTTCCtcccacctttcttgtgttcgaaagggatttttacgaagtattttgcatagctattccgctcggctgaatatgtcTTGCTTCAACAGAAGTTGTTCGCTGGATgttgaagtacctttgggtacttggCCGAGCGGAGCGTATAGGCAGTAGAACGGTATTGACGGCGAGTACTTTTGGGTACTTGCTCACAAAGTCCTCTTTACTGCCTTCGTtcggctggagggtttatagtcgccggctcgactctcgatttttaacgtcggagctcgacggtcttctgctcggagggtttatagtagccggctcgactctcgatttttaacgtcggagctcgacggtcttccgctctgagggtttatagtcgccggctcgactctcgatttttaacgtcggagctcaacggtattccgctcggagggtttatagtcggcggctcgactctcgatttttaacgtcggagctcgacggtcttccgctcggagggtttatagtcgccagctcgactctcgatttttaacgtcgaagctcgacggtattccgctcggagggtttatagtcgccagctcgactctcgatttttaacgtcggagctcgacggtcttcggctcggagggtttatagtcgccggctcgactctcgatttttaacgtcggagctcgacggtcttccgctcggagggtttatagtcgccggctcgacgatcttccgctcggagggtttatagtcgccggctcgacgatcttccgctcggagggtttatagtcgccggctcgactctcgatttttaacgtcggagctcgacggtcttttaaggctaattttaacacttcCGTTCGGCGAAGATATTTGTCatcttttatcattttgcttcctgcattagaAGGACAGGCGACCAAGATatacataaaatgaattacatcggcgcacctctcacctagctcggtacggctggaggtggttcgctcgGCCATCCTCTTTCCCCTTGAATGCCGACCGGATCTTTGTCTCGGGCCCACGTTGACGACGCTTATTGCTCGGaacgctcggcttgcgccttctgtttctgtttctccacgagcttagctgctcttgcctcgattagagcgtcgagctcctcctaggagagcatcacggtgtgctgtcgtccagcttcgtccatcgcttccgctcggatgcaggtgcgttcccacagacggcgccaaattgatcctgtccgaacgatgAATCAACgggcgctgggcacgtggcgctctcccaactgctgacgtagatcttcgaccggtcgcgtggacctccggcgaacctgcaaggaagtcgggccgggaggaggttcccggcgacgaccctccgacgctcaagtcaggcaagaggaagacGAGAAAATGGCTTCGAATAtgggagaatgcgtacctccggcgaagtgtgaggctccttatatagagctgtgaagaggctcatgcacacataccgaggcgcatacatgtcctctaaccatacctcagtatgggcttgtcagaagagtttacctgacaccatactgctacagtccgagcacatctctgatgggacagcgaaaccctctgtcgtaagatcctgcATATGGCCTGAtcgtcgaacatacccgctgttagaagatgttcccttgtccttgtctcttcttATCCCATGTCGAGCATCCGGCCGGTCGGCAAtcacctcacgtccggccggtcgtacGTGGTGGTctgctcgggagattcccggtcatgtgctctgtggactgttcgcagtattgctactttatgccttcggccgagcgggcttccCGATCAGCACGGTGACCCTGTTcctcatgagcgtcggagacccaacTCCCTGTCGGGTTATTTCTGATTCCGTtgagaccccgttcggccgaccggtctccccttctccggtcggccgtttgaccctttgacttccacgtggcgttgacttccctcagaggggggtccctgttcttaccaccggatcagcagtatcacccttggtgaatttctcaagaatcttgtccacgtaatgggactgactaagaacaagtccttctgtcgttctaagaattttgattcctagaatcacatcagctagactcatgtctttcatgtcaaatcttgagttcaacatatctttagtggatttgattatcttatcattgctcccaatgataagtatgtcatctacatagaggcacaagatgacatagtcactctctatggctctcatgtagacacatttatcacattcattgatcgtgaatccacattccttcatggtattatcaaatttctcatgtcactgctttggtgcttgtttcaggccatataatgacttcaccaatctacataccttatttttctgtcctggcacagaaaCCCCTCAAGTTggtccatatagatttcctcttctaaattcccgtttagaaaggctgtctttacatccatttgatgtacttcgagattccatagagcggcaatagccaacaataccaATCTGATTACTCTCTGTGGTAATAGTGATTTCAtttaaatccccgtttagaaaggccttgtatttatcgattgtgccatctgatttcattttcttcttgaagatccacttgcaacctagtggtttaattcccggaggaagatccacaagttcccaagtgtgattttgcaagatagattctatctcagatgcaattgcctctttccagCAAGGttcatcagaagagcctacagcttctgagtaacttcggggctcactctccaacatgaaagtgataaaatctgatccataggatttttctacttgagctcttttgctccgtctaggctcaacctccacgggttcctcgtcatcatcatcttcttcttcgccttgtgtttcgattgcccgttttgaggagctagcatcctcacgaGTCTTATGCGGAAACACATGCTGAAAGAAataggcatttctcgattcgattatcgagttcctgtgtatctccggtacgtgtgactcatacacacaaaatcgataagcactgctgttatgtgcatatccaataaatatgcaatcaacagtctttggtcctatcttaatcattttcgaatcaggtaccaacactttggcaagacacccccacatttgtaaatatttgtaggacggttgtcttccattccacaactcataagggctcttatctattttcttccggggcaccttatttaaaaggtaattagctgttaacacagattccccccacatggactctggcaatccagagcttaatagaagagcattcatcatctccttaagagtttgattctttcgctcagcaactccgtTTTACTGAGGAGTATAtggagctgttgtttcgtgtctgatctcatgttcagcacacaactcagcgaacggtgacacatattcacctcctcggtcacttcgaaccaccttaattttcctattaagttggttttcaacctcattcttatatagagcaaatttctctatagcttcatccttacttttgagaagatacacataacaatattttgtgttatcatctacaaaagtgatgaagtatttattaccaccacgtgttggtgtaccttttaggtcgcacacatcagtgtggattaggttaagtggttcattacttctttcaatatgttgaaaggatgaccttgtcattttcgcttcaacacaaatctcacacttgtgttttgggtcaaggtggaatgtaggtatgctttgcatgtttattaatctacgcaacacatcgtagttaacatgtcctagtctaccatgccacaaacacgaagactcaagcatataagtggaagagctttcatttttatttatcttgggcctaatggccattacattgagcttaaatagcccatcagatacatagcctcttcctacaaacattccatttttggacaatacaactctgtccgactcaaaaacaatgcgaaagccatgcttgctcaaaagtgatccggacactagattcttccgaatctccggaacatacaacacattgttcagagtgaggtctttgcccgaggtcatcttcagcaccacttttccttggcccatgatgtccgaggttgctgagttccccatgaacagtttgtctccagtgacttcctcgaagttgtttgccgcgggtttgaaccaatcaggttcaactcagagaccacagcgcagaagtcgtccatttctggtccctcgttcaggttggcctcttgcttcttcttcggctttctgcactccgaagatttgtgacccgctttgtcacagttgaagcacttctcagagaacttcttcttgctgatgcctcctctgggtcccatcttggaagacttggggttcttccgtttcgatCTTTGACCATGCTCGACCATGTtgactttcacagtagcctgagagaacagtttcctctctaaactcttgttgtcttcttcaatgCGAAGTCGagcaatgagttcctccacattcatctcattcctcttgtgcttcaggtagttcttgaagtccttccagccaggAGGCAACTTTTGAATaatagcagccacctggaaggtttcactcagaaccatcccttctgagtggatctcgtgcaagatcacctgaagctcctggacttggctgatcaccatcttggagtcaaccatcttgtagtccaggaatcgacccacgatgaacttTTTTGCtcctgcatcctccgtcttgtatttcttgtcctgAGACTCCCACAACTCCATAGCCGTTCTTTTCATGTtatacacagcgtacagcgagtcggcaagATAGTTGAGAATGTAGTTTCGGTAgcggaactcagaatgagtccatgcctccactgtaccgaTGATCTGCGCATCAGTatcctcagcacgcttgggagggtcattggtcacctcttgaagttcagtccactaaacttctctggcttttccccatgactgattagcacagttccaatcggggcggagggggcctgcacttgttgagtctgttgcacctcaacattttgtTTCGTGGCCATCTCAGCAGAAAcgagtctgtttcaagattgttagacACAAACAATCTGCCGGAGATTTTAGGGGTATTAGCTGAATTCAAATAGCActgatttaaattcaacttacagtagaGATGACCTGTGCTCCAAGCAGAAGAATTGTCGAGCAAGAAGATCGGCTGAGCCACTAGTCTGTGTTGCCGAGCGGGCGGATCGGCCGAGCAGAGGGCAGATCGGTCGAGATGAGGTCGGTCAGTCAGCCGGGTCAGTCGGGCGGCCGGGTCGGCGGGTCGGCCGGGTCGGCATGTAGCAGAACAGGTCTTGacagaaaggaagaccaggtctgttTAGAGTAAAATGACCAGGTCTGTTCAGAGCAGATCTGCAAacagaagaccaggtctgcaaagCAGTCTCGAAAGAGCAGTAAGGTCGGGCAAAATCCCGACCGAGCAAGCTGACCGAGGACTGCAagtagcagtttccttgaaacagattcgcccccacctccggctgtgcttcgaggcttatttAGGAGGTCTGTTTCCAGGATACAACGGTCTAACCGCGAACTCCACCAAGCACCGGTGGTCAGGGCGAACTGAGTGGTACACGAAAGCTACCGCGGGCAATCTGCGACAGTGAAGGGGAATGAGGAGGAGAGCTTCTGCTGTGTTATCTGCGTAACCTTTTGCCTGAagtcgcagcctccttatataggagctcaagaccAAAGGACACCATTAAGATATATGTGGCAAAATGTTATAGGAGCTCAAGATATATGTGGCAAAATGTGCGACAGTGAAGGGGAATGAGGAGGAGAGCTTCTGCTGTGTTATCTGCGTAACCTTTTGCCTGAagtcgcagcctccttatataggagctcaagaccAAAGGACACCATTAAGATatatgtggcaaaatgttggttgttccgctTGGACAAATTTTTGTCCCGATCGGTCcgacattcgtgtgcgcaggtcacgcttgcacacgagtcaacttggttcaatgcaatccgggccctggatttgcaacCCCCCctgcgtgagagagagcctctccctatgcatttgttcacatcctcaatgcatgtgaatcaatataaaccaacaaacttgccttgaaacttccaatgtggaactaaagtctcattcacaatggaacttcttctcttccacctcttctccattcacacttattcaacacatTTGTTAGTGAGTTATGTAAGAGTATGCTCTTGTTTCAAAGGAGACTCTACATTTGTGAGGAGAGCAGAGAGTGGGGCTCTGGAATGTGGAGGATGACTCTTTCTAGTGAGGTTCTATGGAGGGAGGTATGTATTTGGGTTGTGGATGGATTGTAGATAGGTAAAGTGAATATATCCGTAGCAAACGACTACAATAAAGATAAATCAAATATATTATGGTTGAggttttgtcaaaaaaaaaaaaaaaaaaatctatgaggATGAATAGATGCACTAATAATAATATATCTAATCATCCATGGTAAAAGACAAGTCCAATCCATTTATAGTTGGTCATTTGCTCGAAATGAACATCGAGTTGTTTGGTTACTATGATAGGAGAGCACGGTCCGAGCTGATGTGAGCTTGGAGATTGATGATTGGAGTGTTGCCACGGGATGGTCACATTCAGgtttcactgcctagcttcagaGGATCGCAGCTTATACCTTAGGCTTTGACGTGCTGTTTTGATGGACGCTTTTGTTAGAGGCCAGCTTATATATTGATGATGTGTTGGATAGTGATCCACCGATGATGGAGCGTTGACACTAGGTATAAGCTGACCCTTATGTCTAAGACTCGGATGTGCATAATTAGCTATCAACAGGGTTAGAGGTTTCAGGGGAGGCACTGCTTCAGGCTAGAGACCAATAGCTTTCGCGATTTCACTGCATATGCCTGGCGATCCATGCACGTTACACCGCTGGCGATCTAGGTGGAATTTATGATCACATATTGGACAGTGATTAGTATTTCGTGAGGTTAAATCATAGCATCATGAGTAAGCATGTGGTAGGTGGGGTGAGTTGTATAGGGACCGGGGATTTACGTCCCGACTACCTTGAGTttcgaccccgcgacctcatgtggcaaaCATCCCATCatataccaactcggatgacctgtGGGGTCATATGTCTGGCGATCCATGCACATTACACCGCTGGCGATCTTGGTGGTATTTATGATCATATATTGGACCGTGATTAGTATTTCGTGAGGTTAGTACCCACGAGGATACACATACCTGTATATATTTCGCACCTTAGACAACTACTTGGATATGATATTTTCTATATATTGTGCACATATTTTATTGTACCATCCTTTTTAATGATATAATTATTTCtctttcattaaaaaaaactcaTAATTGTACGAACTAGGATATGGACTATGGACCCATCACAACTAGCACGCACAcccattttcttttatttatttttgcgttGCCTTAAAATGCAAACCACGAAACTAGCTTTGAGCAATCACTCACCCACTACTCACCAAATCGAAAGCTGGGGGttcttgtttttttcttttcagcTCTCTCGTGTCTCGGCAGCTGCGATGGCGGTGGAGGGGGGCGACCAGCGGCCGTGGGGGAGGCTGGACGGCAAGGTCGTGATGGTCACCGGCGCCTCCTCCGGCATTGGGCGCGATCTCTGTCTGGACCTCGCTAAGGCTGGCTGCCGCGTCGTCCCGGCCGCGCGGCGGGCTGACCGCCTCAAGACCCTCTGTGACGAGATCCGCGCGTCCCGGCCGGGCGATCCTTCCGCCACCGCCGTGGCGGTCGTGCTTGACGTCAGCGCGGAGGAGGCGGCCATCGCGGCCGCCGTGCGGAAGGCCTGGGATGCTTTCGGGCGGATCGATGGATTGATCAACAACGCCGGAGTTCGTGGTAATCAATTGATCCATCAATCACTCATTTCTGTTTTACTCCTGTTGATTTTCTTGTTTGTAGATCAATTTGATGCGCATTTTTGCTGATTTTACTGTCCGATGCCTGATTCTTTTGTTAGGGTTTGTCTTTTACTGCTAGATCAAAAATCTATTTGACATATAATGATGAAATCACTAGGTTTTTGAAGCTCCTCCTCTAGTAGTTAGATCCAAATCATGTAGTTGTTCTTAGCAATTTCAAATTATAGAAAGGACGTTCTGTCTTATATTTTATccccaaaattattataattggagTATTGttatatcaaaataacttgttcCAACTAATTCAAATTTGCTCAgacttgatcaaaattatttatagAAATGTGAAGCAAGTCAACCAAAATTATCATGAGTTGTAACCAATTAGATCCAGTCAGTCGAAATGACTACTAATATGAGTTGAAGGAGTCGGGTAGGTCATGTGTCAATTAGATCGATAAGGCCAATTGAACTGAATGGTCCAAATGACCTTGATGGGCTCATAGTTGGTTGAATGGTTTGGTCCATCTTAGAAGGCTCGAAGAACTATCTTTCCTAAATGCTATCTCTTAATTTCTCAGGTGCTGTGAATTCATCACTAAATTGGTCCCAAGAGGAATGGGACAGCGTCGTCAAAACCAATCTGACTGGTTTGTGGTTAGTTTCCAAACATGTCTGCAGACTCATGCGCGACGCCAAGCTCAAAGGATCCGTGATCAATGTTTCATCCATTGGTGGTCTTCGTCGCGGTTATAAACATGGAGCCATCGCCTATAATGCTTCAAAAACAGCTGTTCATACGGTCACCGAGGTACACAATTTGTAACCGAGCCATGTCATAACATTCACATTCTAGCATATTGAACTACTCTCGTGTTTCTGTTTTGTATCTTAAACAGGTGATGGCATTGGATTTGGGCGCTTACAATATTCGAGTGAATGCGATCGCGCCTGGATTGTTCAAGTCTGAGATAACCTCTTCCTTAATGCAGAAGAAATGGCTGAGTAGAGTGGCAGAGAGAACTGTTCCTTTGAGAACATTTGGGACAACAGATCCTGCAATCACTATGCTTGTGCGGTACCTGC contains:
- the LOC122023931 gene encoding 3-oxoacyl-[acyl-carrier-protein] reductase FabG-like, which gives rise to MAVEGGDQRPWGRLDGKVVMVTGASSGIGRDLCLDLAKAGCRVVPAARRADRLKTLCDEIRASRPGDPSATAVAVVLDVSAEEAAIAAAVRKAWDAFGRIDGLINNAGVRGAVNSSLNWSQEEWDSVVKTNLTGLWLVSKHVCRLMRDAKLKGSVINVSSIGGLRRGYKHGAIAYNASKTAVHTVTEVMALDLGAYNIRVNAIAPGLFKSEITSSLMQKKWLSRVAERTVPLRTFGTTDPAITMLVRYLLHDSSEYISGNVFIADAGTTLPGIPIFSSL